The following is a genomic window from Butyricimonas faecihominis.
AAACTTTGGTATTGAAAAAATAGTATACATGACTGAACGGGAGAAAACTTTCTCCACGAGATTCTCTCCCTACGTTCATGAAGGCAATATTATTCCCCTTTTCGATGAATTTGAACGTGCATATAGTGACATCATCCGAAACGGGAATGGGAAAATAATTTTCACGGATCTCTGCATCAAGGTGATGCAAAACATCAGACCGTGAAAAACATGAAAAACTAAAAGATATAAACTAAAAATTGAACCATTGAAAACCGAAAATAAATATCACACCATTTTCAATTTTCAATTTTCAATTTTCAATTAATACAGTATGAGTGAGATAAACGAAGAAGAAGTACAGAATAACTCCGAAAACAAAAATATAAAGCAACAACCACAGGTTGTTCCCGTGATTGATCACCGCCTGCTGGCAGGAAAACTCACGGTCTATAACTGGATGGAAGATACCCCGGAAGGATGCACTCCTTCTGAAATCGTGGAAGTCCGGTTTAAAAATACAAGGAAAGGTTTTTATTTAAACAACAGTAATCTGAAACTAAATATCGGGGACATCGTGGCCGTGGAGGCAGCTCTTGGACATGACATCGGGATCGTATCCCTCACGGGAGAACTCGTGCGGGAACAGATGAGACTGAAAAAAGTCGACTTGGAACGTAATCCCTTGAAAAAGATATACCGAAAGGCAAAACCCCACGACATCGAGAAATGGCAACAGGCCATCGCCTTGGAACACGACACGATGATCCGTTCACGTGTTATCGCTGCCGAACTCGGACTTGACATGAAGATCGGGGACGTGGAGTACCAAGGGGACAAGACAAAAGCCATTTTCTACTACATCGCCAATGACCGCGTGGATTTCCGGAAACTGATCAAGATTTTGGCGGAAACATTCCACATCCGGATCGAGATGAAACAGATCGGGGCCCGTCAGGAGGCAGGACGTATCGGGGGAATCGGGTCGTGCGGACGTAAATTATGCTGTTCCACGTTCATCACGAACTTTATTTCCGTTTCCACTTCTGCCGCCCGTTATCAGGACATTTCCTTAAACCCGCAAAAACTGGCAGGACAATGTGGTAAGTTGAAATGTTGTCTGAATTACGAGGTCGATGCTTATATTGACGAGCAAAAAGATTTCCCGTCCACCAATATCTGGCTGAACACGGGCGAAGGTATGCTCTATCACCAGAAAACAGATATTTTCGGTCGCAATATGTCCTACTCTTTCGATAAAGAAGGACGTGGTACGTTGATCAAACTATCCGTCGCCCGCGTGAAAGAGATCATCGCCATGAACAAACGGGGACAAATTCCGGCAAAAGCTGTCGATGTCGAAAAAGAAGAACAAGTGAACATCGGTTACACGGACGGGGTGGGAGAAGAAAGCTTGAATCGTTTTGACGAGAAAAAACAAAATCAAGGCAAACGAAATCACTCCAGAAACCGTAATAACCGGAAAAACAATCAGAAAGAGAACAACAACACGAATAACGAGAATAAACCCAAGGAAAATCCGGGCAACAACACGGGGAACAAGCCTGAAAACAGGAACGAGAATAGAAACGAAAACAGGCAAGGCAACAGGCCCAAGCACCGCCCAGAAAACCGGAATAATAACCAACAGGGTAATCGTTCCAACGAGAAACCGGCAAATCGCCCGGATGGACCGAAAGTGTTACGTAAACAAGACAAAAACAATAAACCGGAAAACAAGGAAAATAATAAACCTGCTGAACAATGAATAATTATAGACCCTTCGCCGGGATCACCCCGGCAGTAAAGATCATCATCATTATCAACGTACTCGTTTTCTTGGCCGTTAACATGATCGGCCAGCGGTCGGACGTTGATCTTGTCAATATACTTGGGATGCACTTGCCGCAATCCCAGTATTTCCAGATCTACCAGTATATCACGCACATGTTCACGCAAGAAGGGCTTACTCACCTTTTCTTCAACATGTTTGCCGTGTTCATGTTCGGCCGGATACTGGAATCGGTATGGGGTACCAAACGTTTTATTATCTACTATTTTGTTACCGGATTAGGCGCAGCCGCTCTCCACTCGCTGGTAAGCTGGTACGGTCTGCACAATATGCAGGAACAATTCTACGCGTTCCAAAGTACTCCCGACGCGGGAGTCTTCGCCGAGTTCGTCCGCTCTCACGTGAGCAACCCCAGATTACTCTCGCAATTGATGCAATTTGTCGATGCTTGGAATGCCGCACCTGCCAGTTCGCAGTTTGCCGGACAGGCAGAATATTACATGCAAAGTATTATTCAGGCCTATACCAACGTTCCGACTATCGGGGCATCCGGGGCTGTCTTCGGCATATTGCTGGCATTCGGTATGTTGTTCCCGAACACTGAGTTATACTTGATGTTCATTCCCATTCCCATCAAGGCGAAGTACTTCGTGCTTTTGTATGGTGCCGCCGAATTGTTTTTCGGTTTACAGAATTCGGTAGGTGACAACGTGGCTCACTTTGCACACTTGGGTGGTATGCTTTTCGGTTTCTTCTTGATTCTTTACTGGCGAAAACACAGCAAGAAGTTTTACTAGAAAAAGATAGGTTATGTACAACAGGGCGTATGGATCGAATTTTTCAGGTGGAATCTGGAATGGGATAAAGAACTCCTTCAAACAAGGAACGACACTTACCCGCCTGATCTATATCAATATCGGTGTTTTTCTCGTCATCAAGATTCTGGAAGTATTCTTCGTACTGGCCGGACAACGGGGCTTCGAACAACTCCTGTTGCCTTACGTAGGTGTTCCCGCGCTGCCGGAACGTCTGCTTTACACGCCGTGGACGATAATTACCTACATGTTCACCCAGTTCGGGTTTCTACACTTGTTGTTCAACATGCTCTGGCTGTACTGGTTCGGTTCGATCTTTCAAAACACGTTCTCCAGTCAGAAACTCACGGGAGTGTATCTCCTTGGGGGAATTACCGGGGCTATTATTTACATGGCAGCCTACGCCTTGTTTCCCGCTTTCGAGCTTGAACGTTACCAGTCGTGGGCCATCGGTGCCTCGGCATCCGTCATGGCCATCGTGTTCGCCGTGTGTACTTATCACCCGAACTACAAGATATACGTGTTTCTGATCGGCCCGGTGAAACTTATTCACCTAGCGATCTTCACGGCAGTCATAGACCTTCTAAGTATCCCTAGCGGTAACGCGGGAGGGCATATTGCCCACCTCGGGGGAGCCTTGTTCGGTTATCTTTTCACCTTGTCTTTCCGTCGCAATCTCGACTTGACCAAAGGACTTTCATCCCTCTTCACCAAGTTAGGCAACAGCCGCCTATTCCATAAGAAGACCATGAGAGTCAAGTACAAAAAGAAAGTCTCGGACATGAATGACATGGAATATAACGAGTACAAAAAACGAAAAGACGACCGCATCAACAGTATCTTGGACAAAATCTCCAAACATGGTTATGAAAGCCTGACAAAAGAAGAAAAGGAGATATTGTTCAAATCGAAAAACAATTGAAAATGAAGAATGAAAAATATAGAATTTAGAATGAAAAAACAACTACCCCCTCTGGCTCCCCCTTACACAGGGGGGAGTTAGAGGGGGTAGTTGGAAAGATCGGAGCTAAAAGTTAAAAGATAAAAGTAGAAAATCAAAAAGCGTCAGCCCTGTGCGGCTGGAATCTAAAATTTAAAATCTAAAATTCCTTGGGCCGATTATTTGACATTATCATGAGGATCGTCACGATCATCGCCATGATCGGATTACTTGGGAGCTACACCGCTCCCTATGTTAACCCTAACGTGTTTTATTTTTCATCCCTGCTGGGTTACACCTATCATTATTTATTGATTGTAAACATTATCCTATTGCTTTACTGGATTGCACGCTGGAAAAAGATAGCCATTCTATCCATACTGATCATCGCAGCCGGGTACCCGTTAATTACCACTTACTATGGATTGAACCCGCAAACCGTGCCCGATGCACCTCATGATCTTTCCATCATGACTTACAATATCCAGATGTTGGGAATAGGCGAAAAGGATGCACCTGCAAAGATCGAAAATTACATAAATAATAGTAATAACGACATTGTTTGTATGCAGGAATTTCCTCAACGGGAAGCCTCCTTCAAAAAATTCCCTGCCTACCCGTATTATCACCGCAATCGGGATGTTGCACTTGTCTCCCGCTATCCGATTATTAATAAAGGTGTGATTAAATTCGATAAAGGACATTCGGCCGCCTGCGTTTATGGAGACATTGCCATCGGTAAAGACACGATCCGGGTATACTCTGTACATCTTGAATCCTACCGGTTAGGTAAAAATGAACAGCAGATATACAAGGAACTCACCAGTGGCAACACGCAAAATGCCACGCAAGGTGTCAAGACTATATCTTCTCGTCTGGTTACCGCCAACCGAAACCGGGCAAAACAGGCGCAAATAATAAAAGATCATATGCTACAATCCCCCTACCCGGTTATCATTTGCGGGGACTTTAACGATACCCCGATCTCCTTCGCCTACCACACATTGTCCGAAGGGATGAAAGACTGTTTCATAGAAAAAGGACGTGGCCTCGGGAACACGTATATCGGAGAATTCCCCTCGTTCCGTATTGACCACATCCTGCACACACCAACGCTCGGCACCGTATCTTATACCCGTGATACCGTTAAGTATTCCGATCATTATCCGGTGCAAAGTGATATTCGATTTTAGATTTTTTCTACAATCCTAACAAACACTGTTGTATTGTTTCTTGAATTTGTTTCATCTGCATCTTATCCGAGATTTCCGCACTCACCAAGAAAGCTTGGTTATAAGCCTGTTTTGCCTTCTCTTTGTTGTCTATACTCTGAAAACATTGTCCCATCATCATTAACAGACGAGTACGCAATTGCGGGGACATTTCTTTTTCCAAAGCCTTCGTGATCCACACGATACTCTTTGTGTAAGCCGTTTTCGACAGATTCCCGTTGTACGCCACGGAAAGATCCTCTAGCGATTGGGTATAATCCTCTAACTCTGCTTTATCTCCCATTCCCGCTAAATACTTATCCATATTCTCGAAGAATTTCCTCTCATCCTGTTTATATAAATAGTAGGTTGCATCCGATAATAACGTTATCGCATCCAACACGGACAAGGACCCGAAAGTAATCCCGGAATACACCTCTTTCAAATCCCTGTTCACCCGTCCCAAACGATCTTTATAAGCCAAATCTCCTTTCTTGCACAATTGGATGATATAACTATTATTCAACCCAATCAAATAACCACTGACTTGTTCTTTCCCAACGATTTGCGCATATTCATTAAAATGAGCAACAACAAAATCAAAGATCGGGTCCTGCTTGGAAACCTGAGAATGATACATCGAGAGAATCGTAAAATCCTGTTCATTGACCATATTCTCCAACTTCTTATTTTTCAAATAGTCCGGAAAAAGACTTTCTATCCGGGATGCCCACTTTTCCCGATCATATCCCTGTAAGGAAGACATAAACACGGGAGCATCCAATAACAATTGCTGTTGAAGTTCAAAATTCTTTTTGTCCTTCTTGAATTTATCATACAATTGGTCAAAACTCAATTCTTCCCCCAAAGCGATTTTAGCCTCCTTGATAAACGCCTCCGGAGCTTTGACTCCCTCAATCCGACGTAATTCTTTGCCACTGCGGATAAATACCATCGTCGGCAGAGCGATAACACGATACGTTTTTGCCAGATTCGCATTCTCCTTTGCCTCTACATTCACCTGTAAACAGATAAAATGCGCATTAAAATACTCCCCCACTTCCGGGCGGGTAAACACTTCCGAAGCCATCGCTTTACACGGTCCGCACCAATCGGCATAAAAATCCACGAACAAGTCTTTCTTCTCTTCTTTCGCTTTCTCTTCGGCTTCCTCGAACGTCCCTTCAAACAATACCATTTGAGCCGAGAGATTCCCTAGCGTTCCCACGAGGAACACCAATAAATAAAACACCTTTTTCATAAATAACAAATTAAATCGTTTGAAGACATTCACTCAAAGTATCCGCAAGCGGCCATCCCGCCTGCGGATATCAAATTATAAATAGGTCTATTCGTCCACGATAAAAGTGAACGCATCTTCCAGAATAGCACGTTGTCCTTTATTCTCAAGGCGAATTGAAACGACATACCGCCCGGCAGGAGCTTCCAGATTTTGCTCCACGTACATACGTCCCCCTCCCATAATAGACAAACCCTTACGGAAAAGTTCCGCATTAGCAGCATTCTCATTCTTCACGTTCTCGATAGAATACACCAAAGGCTCAGTCCCCAACACTCCCTCGATCGGAGAGGTCACCCAAGGAATCTCATACTCGATAGTATTCTTCAACTTATCCACTTGATTAGTCAATTCCTTCTCAGAACCAAAACCCAGCTCCTCGGCAATCTGATTCACCTGTTGCTGTAAATTCCATATCTGATCGTCCAAGTTTTTTATCTCTTTACGCATCACCTCCCGTTGTGCATTCAACTCATCTAATAAAGCCTGCAATTTTTTACATGTTTCAGCATCCGTACACGATGCTAATTGCTCTTGTACCGGTGCAATCTCATAATCATCAAAATCCCACAAATCCCATTGTTTCTCTTGCCTGAGTTCACTTAATTCGGCTTTCTCTTCCAAAAGAGGTCCTGTTTTCCCGTGGAATTCATTCAATATATTGATCAACTCCTCCAGTCGATTCTCTATATTATACAAATGCAGAGAATCTTGAGTATATGCCGCATGTTCCGAAACCAAGTATCCCACCTCCACATCACTACAAGCACCCAACAGGATTGAACATCCTAGCGTCATGAATAATAATATCTTTCTCATCATCGCCTATTTTTAAAAGTTACGGAATCTGAAATCATAATTAAGCGAATGAACAACTCCATTCGTAGTTTGTATATCCGTGGAAGCAACACGCTCATTCCTAGTCCCGTCCTGATTTCGACTAGCGATATAAAGTGCGATCTCTCCGGTATCCTCGATATCATTATAAGCCATCCTTTGTGTCCACAAGAAAAGAGAACCTCTAATACAATCAAATACCAAACCATCATATTCCACAAACGCACTCTCGATTCCCCCTCCCGATTGTATCCGGTTCCCCCGGGGAACATCATTCAACATGATGCGTTTCGGAGCCACCAATTTCTGTATAATATCCTGACATTTTCCAACCGGGATATCTGTCACTCTCTCGTAATTATTTTCTAACATATAGCGTAAGATACTATTACTTGTCAAACCGAAAAAAGTGATTTGCTTATATTCACCAGTTCCATCGAAAAGAGATTTCAGTCCTGCATGTTCTATCATGACAACCGTGGAATCCCAATCGTAACTATTCGTGTGAAAATATTCCCACATCGTACAATCATGAATTCCGTTTGCCGTTCCCCCATTGATATAATTGTATTTTGTGCAAGAGCAAAGGCATAGCACCATTACCACGATTGCCCCCTTAGTTATATGTTTTATTGTTGCCGCCATGACCAGTAAATATTTTGTTTCATTAATGGATTTTTTGTAAATGAATTACGAGACACGGGAAGATAAAGAGCTCCGTCCCGTATATCGTTGTCAGTTAATGCTGCATACACCAAGGATAATTCTTCCCGGAAATACCCGTTTCTCACGACATCATAATAACGTTGTCCTTCCCCAAATAATTCCCGCTCCCGTTCTAGAAAAATTTCTCTCCGCAGAGATTCAGAATCAGTTCTTCCATCATAATCATCCAAACCGGCACGCTTCCGTATCCGATTCAAATCGTTAACAGCCGAAGCCTCCCCCAAACGTACACGACATTCTGCCCGAAGTAAAATCAGATCCGCCAAACGCCATACCACCCGGTTCCCCTCCATCGCCAATAGTTGAGCCTCTCCGTCTTTATCTATAAATGACGGATTCACGGTACGAATAGGATCACGCCATTTATTTAAAAAAGCATAATCTGATATAATTTCTACGGAATCAATCACATTTCCATCATCATCCCAGTCTGAATCCTCCCAATAGCTGACTTCTCCCAATCGATACCAATATTCGTCCCGTCTTTCGTCCTTCCTATCCGGATACAAATTCAGCACAGA
Proteins encoded in this region:
- a CDS encoding thioredoxin family protein; amino-acid sequence: MKKVFYLLVFLVGTLGNLSAQMVLFEGTFEEAEEKAKEEKKDLFVDFYADWCGPCKAMASEVFTRPEVGEYFNAHFICLQVNVEAKENANLAKTYRVIALPTMVFIRSGKELRRIEGVKAPEAFIKEAKIALGEELSFDQLYDKFKKDKKNFELQQQLLLDAPVFMSSLQGYDREKWASRIESLFPDYLKNKKLENMVNEQDFTILSMYHSQVSKQDPIFDFVVAHFNEYAQIVGKEQVSGYLIGLNNSYIIQLCKKGDLAYKDRLGRVNRDLKEVYSGITFGSLSVLDAITLLSDATYYLYKQDERKFFENMDKYLAGMGDKAELEDYTQSLEDLSVAYNGNLSKTAYTKSIVWITKALEKEMSPQLRTRLLMMMGQCFQSIDNKEKAKQAYNQAFLVSAEISDKMQMKQIQETIQQCLLGL
- a CDS encoding rhomboid family protein — protein: MYNRAYGSNFSGGIWNGIKNSFKQGTTLTRLIYINIGVFLVIKILEVFFVLAGQRGFEQLLLPYVGVPALPERLLYTPWTIITYMFTQFGFLHLLFNMLWLYWFGSIFQNTFSSQKLTGVYLLGGITGAIIYMAAYALFPAFELERYQSWAIGASASVMAIVFAVCTYHPNYKIYVFLIGPVKLIHLAIFTAVIDLLSIPSGNAGGHIAHLGGALFGYLFTLSFRRNLDLTKGLSSLFTKLGNSRLFHKKTMRVKYKKKVSDMNDMEYNEYKKRKDDRINSILDKISKHGYESLTKEEKEILFKSKNN
- a CDS encoding stage 0 sporulation family protein, with the protein product MSEINEEEVQNNSENKNIKQQPQVVPVIDHRLLAGKLTVYNWMEDTPEGCTPSEIVEVRFKNTRKGFYLNNSNLKLNIGDIVAVEAALGHDIGIVSLTGELVREQMRLKKVDLERNPLKKIYRKAKPHDIEKWQQAIALEHDTMIRSRVIAAELGLDMKIGDVEYQGDKTKAIFYYIANDRVDFRKLIKILAETFHIRIEMKQIGARQEAGRIGGIGSCGRKLCCSTFITNFISVSTSAARYQDISLNPQKLAGQCGKLKCCLNYEVDAYIDEQKDFPSTNIWLNTGEGMLYHQKTDIFGRNMSYSFDKEGRGTLIKLSVARVKEIIAMNKRGQIPAKAVDVEKEEQVNIGYTDGVGEESLNRFDEKKQNQGKRNHSRNRNNRKNNQKENNNTNNENKPKENPGNNTGNKPENRNENRNENRQGNRPKHRPENRNNNQQGNRSNEKPANRPDGPKVLRKQDKNNKPENKENNKPAEQ
- a CDS encoding rhomboid family intramembrane serine protease, whose protein sequence is MNNYRPFAGITPAVKIIIIINVLVFLAVNMIGQRSDVDLVNILGMHLPQSQYFQIYQYITHMFTQEGLTHLFFNMFAVFMFGRILESVWGTKRFIIYYFVTGLGAAALHSLVSWYGLHNMQEQFYAFQSTPDAGVFAEFVRSHVSNPRLLSQLMQFVDAWNAAPASSQFAGQAEYYMQSIIQAYTNVPTIGASGAVFGILLAFGMLFPNTELYLMFIPIPIKAKYFVLLYGAAELFFGLQNSVGDNVAHFAHLGGMLFGFFLILYWRKHSKKFY
- a CDS encoding endonuclease/exonuclease/phosphatase family protein — encoded protein: MGRLFDIIMRIVTIIAMIGLLGSYTAPYVNPNVFYFSSLLGYTYHYLLIVNIILLLYWIARWKKIAILSILIIAAGYPLITTYYGLNPQTVPDAPHDLSIMTYNIQMLGIGEKDAPAKIENYINNSNNDIVCMQEFPQREASFKKFPAYPYYHRNRDVALVSRYPIINKGVIKFDKGHSAACVYGDIAIGKDTIRVYSVHLESYRLGKNEQQIYKELTSGNTQNATQGVKTISSRLVTANRNRAKQAQIIKDHMLQSPYPVIICGDFNDTPISFAYHTLSEGMKDCFIEKGRGLGNTYIGEFPSFRIDHILHTPTLGTVSYTRDTVKYSDHYPVQSDIRF